A DNA window from Caminicella sporogenes DSM 14501 contains the following coding sequences:
- the rpmG gene encoding 50S ribosomal protein L33 has translation MRVKITLACTECKQRNYHTTKNKKNDPDRLEMKKYCKFCKRHTVHKETK, from the coding sequence ATGAGAGTGAAGATAACACTTGCCTGCACAGAATGTAAGCAGAGAAATTATCATACGACAAAAAATAAAAAGAATGACCCAGATAGATTAGAAATGAAAAAGTACTGCAAATTCTGCAAAAGGCATACTGTTCATAAGGAAACTAAGTAA
- the secE gene encoding preprotein translocase subunit SecE, whose amino-acid sequence MGTQANAPKKVGVGKFLKSVRAELKKVNWPNKQELKSYTGVVLATCGLAALGIWIADSIFGQILKFLIR is encoded by the coding sequence ATGGGAACACAAGCTAATGCTCCCAAAAAAGTGGGAGTAGGAAAATTTTTAAAAAGTGTAAGGGCAGAACTAAAGAAGGTGAATTGGCCAAACAAACAAGAACTTAAGTCTTATACAGGAGTTGTACTGGCAACTTGTGGACTTGCGGCTTTAGGAATATGGATAGCTGATTCTATTTTTGGCCAAATACTTAAATTTTTAATAAGATAG
- the nusG gene encoding transcription termination/antitermination protein NusG, with translation MSDREAKWYVVHTYSGHENKVKANIEKIVENRGMEDVIYEIVVPTEEKVEIKNGKKKTKQKKIFPGYVLVKMIMNDESWYVVRNTRGVTGFVGPGSKPIPLSDEEVRNMGIDNKLPSIDIEVGENVKVISGPFENFIGEVKGINLERQTLKVLISMFGRETPVELEFDQVEKL, from the coding sequence ATGTCTGACAGAGAAGCTAAATGGTACGTAGTTCATACGTATTCTGGTCATGAAAACAAAGTAAAGGCAAACATTGAGAAAATTGTAGAAAACCGGGGTATGGAAGATGTAATTTATGAAATAGTTGTTCCAACTGAAGAAAAAGTAGAAATTAAAAATGGAAAGAAAAAGACAAAGCAGAAAAAGATATTTCCAGGTTATGTTTTAGTCAAAATGATTATGAACGATGAGTCTTGGTATGTAGTAAGAAATACAAGAGGAGTTACTGGTTTTGTTGGACCCGGTTCAAAACCTATACCTCTTAGCGATGAAGAAGTGCGTAATATGGGTATAGATAATAAATTACCTTCAATAGATATTGAAGTGGGAGAAAATGTAAAAGTTATTTCTGGGCCATTTGAAAACTTTATAGGTGAAGTTAAAGGAATTAACTTAGAAAGACAAACTTTAAAAGTTTTAATTTCAATGTTTGGTAGAGAAACTCCAGTTGAGTTAGAATTTGACCAAGTTGAAAAGCTATAA
- the rplK gene encoding 50S ribosomal protein L11, with amino-acid sequence MAKKVTGMIKLQIPAGKATPAPPVGPALGQHGVNIMQFCKEFNAKTADKAGLIIPVIITVYQDRSFTFITKTPPAAVLLKKAAGIEKGSGEPNRNKVAKVSIDKIKEIAELKMPDLNAASLEAAMSMIKGTARSMGIVVEE; translated from the coding sequence ATGGCTAAAAAAGTTACAGGTATGATTAAACTACAAATTCCTGCAGGAAAAGCTACTCCAGCACCACCAGTAGGTCCAGCATTAGGACAACATGGTGTTAATATAATGCAATTCTGTAAGGAATTTAATGCTAAAACAGCAGATAAGGCTGGATTAATAATTCCAGTTATAATAACAGTATATCAAGATAGATCATTTACTTTTATTACTAAAACTCCTCCTGCGGCAGTATTGTTAAAGAAAGCAGCAGGTATTGAGAAGGGTTCAGGTGAACCAAATAGAAACAAAGTAGCAAAAGTTTCTATTGATAAAATAAAAGAAATTGCAGAATTAAAAATGCCTGACTTAAATGCTGCAAGTTTAGAAGCGGCTATGAGTATGATTAAGGGTACTGCAAGAAGTATGGGTATAGTAGTAGAAGAATAG
- the rplA gene encoding 50S ribosomal protein L1 has translation MAKRGKKYQESLKLIDKNKLYDPEEAMALVPEIAKAKFDETVELHVKLGVDGRHADQQVRGAVLLPHGTGKTKKVLVFAKGDKASEAEAAGADYVGAEDMVAKIQNENWFDFDAVVATPDMMGIVGRLGRILGPKGLMPNPKSGTVTFDIEKAVKEIKAGKVEYRLDKTNIIHVPIGKVSFGKEKLMDNFNTIMEAIIKAKPAAAKGAYLKSVTVTTTMGPGIKINSAKIVK, from the coding sequence ATGGCAAAGAGAGGTAAAAAATATCAGGAAAGTTTAAAACTTATAGATAAAAATAAATTATATGATCCTGAAGAGGCAATGGCTTTAGTGCCTGAAATTGCAAAAGCTAAATTTGATGAAACAGTTGAACTTCATGTAAAACTTGGAGTAGATGGAAGACATGCAGATCAACAAGTTAGAGGTGCAGTATTACTCCCTCATGGTACAGGTAAGACTAAAAAAGTGTTAGTATTTGCTAAGGGAGATAAAGCTTCTGAAGCAGAAGCAGCTGGAGCAGACTATGTTGGTGCAGAAGACATGGTTGCTAAAATTCAAAATGAAAACTGGTTTGATTTTGATGCAGTTGTAGCGACACCAGATATGATGGGTATAGTTGGAAGATTGGGTAGAATTTTAGGACCTAAAGGGTTAATGCCAAATCCAAAATCTGGAACAGTTACTTTTGACATTGAAAAGGCAGTAAAAGAGATTAAAGCAGGTAAAGTTGAGTATAGATTAGATAAGACTAATATTATACATGTTCCTATTGGAAAAGTTTCATTTGGAAAAGAAAAACTTATGGATAACTTTAATACTATAATGGAAGCTATAATAAAAGCTAAGCCAGCTGCGGCAAAAGGTGCTTATTTAAAAAGTGTAACAGTAACAACTACTATGGGACCTGGAATAAAAATAAATTCAGCAAAAATTGTTAAATAA
- the rplJ gene encoding 50S ribosomal protein L10, whose translation MSKNLEIKKAQVEEIKDKLSRAQAAVLVNYRGLTVAEATELRKKFREAGVEYKVYKNNLLKIAIKGTDFEALEKDLTGPNAIAFGYEDPVMPAKIVKEFSKKHEALELKSGIVEGEYCDLEKIKAIADIPSKEVLIGKFLGSIKSPLSNFAYLLQAIIDKKNEEGSAEA comes from the coding sequence ATGTCAAAGAATTTAGAGATAAAAAAGGCTCAAGTTGAAGAAATCAAAGATAAACTTTCAAGAGCTCAGGCTGCAGTATTAGTTAATTATAGAGGATTAACTGTTGCTGAAGCTACTGAATTAAGAAAAAAATTCAGAGAAGCAGGTGTAGAGTACAAAGTTTATAAAAACAATTTGCTTAAAATAGCTATAAAAGGTACTGATTTTGAAGCTCTTGAAAAGGACTTGACTGGACCGAATGCTATTGCTTTTGGTTATGAGGATCCAGTTATGCCAGCGAAAATAGTAAAAGAGTTTTCTAAAAAGCACGAAGCTCTTGAACTAAAGTCAGGTATAGTAGAAGGAGAATATTGCGATTTAGAAAAAATCAAAGCCATTGCAGATATTCCATCAAAAGAAGTACTTATTGGAAAATTCCTTGGAAGTATCAAATCTCCTTTATCAAATTTTGCGTACTTATTGCAAGCTATCATTGATAAGAAAAATGAGGAAGGTAGCGCAGAAGCTTAA
- the rplL gene encoding 50S ribosomal protein L7/L12, with amino-acid sequence MTKEQIIEAIKGMTILELKELVEACEEEFGVSAAAPVMVAGAAAGGAEAAEEKSEFDVVLASAGAKKIGVIKVVREITGLGLKEAKELVDSAPSTIKEAVSKEEAEQMKAKLEEAGATVELK; translated from the coding sequence ATGACTAAAGAGCAAATCATTGAAGCTATAAAAGGTATGACTATTTTAGAATTAAAAGAATTAGTAGAAGCTTGTGAAGAAGAATTTGGAGTATCAGCAGCTGCTCCAGTTATGGTAGCAGGTGCTGCAGCAGGTGGAGCAGAAGCTGCTGAAGAAAAATCAGAATTTGATGTAGTATTAGCAAGCGCTGGTGCTAAGAAGATTGGTGTAATCAAAGTAGTTAGAGAAATTACTGGTTTAGGATTAAAAGAAGCTAAAGAATTAGTAGACAGTGCTCCAAGTACAATTAAAGAGGCAGTATCTAAAGAAGAAGCTGAACAAATGAAAGCTAAGTTAGAAGAAGCAGGAGCGACTGTAGAGCTTAAGTAA
- the rpoB gene encoding DNA-directed RNA polymerase subunit beta: protein MPHPVKVGKGTRMSFSKIDKVLEMPNLIEIQKRSYKWFLEEGLMEAFNDISPIQDYTGNLILEFVDYSLDGKPKYDQEECKERDVTYAVPLKVKVRFINKETGEVKEQEVFMGDFPLMTEKGTFIINGAERVIVSQLVRSPGPYYSVQIDKTGKRLFSTTVIPNRGAWLEYETDSNQIISVRIDRTRKLPFTVFVRALGYGTDQEIINLFGEDERLLKTLEKDSVKSKEEGLIEVYKKLRPGEPPTVESASSLINSLFFDPKRYDLAKVGRYKFNKKLSLVDRIVGFVAAENVVDENTGEILVQEGQKIDKETAQKIENSGVKSVNIYGEDEKVVKVIGNNFVDIKAHIDFNIDDLNITEKVHYPTLKKILETYTTEEDIKEALREKIGELVPKHIIIDDIIATMSYILNLPHGVGRVDDIDHLGNRRLRSVGELLQNQFRIGLSRMERVVRERMTIQDMDTITPQALINIRPVVAAIKEFFGSSQLSQFMDQTNPLSELTHKRRLSALGPGGLSRERAGFEVRDVHHSHYGRMCPIETPEGPNIGLINSLSTYARINEYGFIEAPYRKVDKERGVVTDEIEYLTADEEEKYVFAQANEPLDEEGRFINKRVVARLRGGDIDVVPSSEVDYVDVSPQQIVSVATAMIPFLENDDANRALMGSNMQRQAVPLIKTESPIIGTGMEYIAAKDSGTVVVAKNDGIVERVTADKIIVKRHSDGGKDEYKLLKFKRSNQGTCINQKPLVDNGDEVKAGEIIADGPSTDNGEIALGKNLLVGFMTWEGYNYEDAILLSEELVMNDVLTSIHIEEYEAEARDTKLGPEEITRDIPNVGEDALKNLDERGIIRIGAEVTSGDILVGKVTPKGETELTAEERLLRAIFGEKAREVRDTSLKVPHGESGIIVDVKVFTRENGDELPPGVNVLVRVYIAKKRKISVGDKMAGRHGNKGVISRILPVEDMPFLEDGTPLQVVLNPLGVPSRMNIGQVLEVHLGLAAKKLGWKVATPVFDGAKETDIAELLEECGYPVDGKLQLYDGRTGEPFDNRVTVGYMYMLKLHHLVDDKIHARSTGPYSLVTQQPLGGKAQFGGQRFGEMEVWALEAYGAAHTLQEILTVKSDDVVGRVKTYEAIVKGENIPEPGIPESFKVLIKELQSLCLDVKVLSENADEIEIKENDDDDASEIDLLIDSDNAYQNNKDNESADKSVQENNVDDEKNNYSVKDDSYDINYNNSNSYDD from the coding sequence ATGCCACATCCTGTTAAGGTCGGCAAAGGAACAAGAATGAGCTTTTCTAAAATCGATAAGGTGCTTGAAATGCCAAATCTTATCGAAATTCAGAAGAGGTCATACAAATGGTTTTTAGAAGAAGGTTTAATGGAAGCTTTTAACGACATATCTCCAATACAGGATTATACTGGGAATTTAATACTTGAATTTGTTGACTATTCATTAGATGGAAAACCTAAGTATGACCAAGAAGAATGTAAAGAAAGAGATGTAACATATGCTGTGCCGCTTAAAGTAAAGGTAAGATTTATAAACAAAGAAACTGGGGAAGTAAAAGAGCAGGAAGTTTTTATGGGCGATTTTCCGCTTATGACAGAAAAAGGGACCTTTATAATTAACGGTGCTGAAAGAGTAATTGTAAGCCAATTAGTAAGGTCACCAGGTCCATATTATTCAGTGCAAATAGATAAGACAGGTAAAAGATTATTTTCAACTACTGTTATTCCAAATAGAGGAGCTTGGCTTGAATATGAAACTGATTCAAACCAAATTATTTCTGTAAGGATAGATAGAACGAGAAAATTACCATTTACAGTATTTGTTAGAGCTCTTGGCTATGGAACAGACCAAGAAATTATAAATCTTTTTGGAGAAGATGAGAGATTATTAAAGACATTAGAGAAAGATAGTGTAAAGTCAAAGGAAGAAGGATTAATTGAAGTATATAAAAAACTTAGACCCGGAGAACCTCCAACTGTTGAAAGTGCTAGTAGTTTAATAAACTCTCTTTTCTTTGACCCTAAAAGATATGATTTAGCGAAAGTTGGGCGTTATAAATTTAATAAGAAACTTAGTTTAGTAGATAGGATAGTTGGATTTGTTGCAGCAGAAAATGTAGTTGATGAAAATACAGGAGAAATATTAGTTCAAGAAGGACAAAAAATTGATAAAGAAACAGCTCAAAAAATTGAAAATAGTGGAGTAAAATCAGTTAATATATATGGAGAAGATGAAAAAGTAGTAAAAGTAATAGGAAATAATTTTGTAGATATTAAGGCTCATATAGATTTTAATATTGATGATCTTAATATAACTGAAAAAGTACACTATCCAACTTTGAAAAAGATTTTAGAGACTTATACTACGGAAGAAGATATTAAAGAAGCATTAAGAGAAAAAATAGGCGAATTAGTTCCTAAGCATATAATTATAGACGATATTATAGCTACTATGAGTTATATATTAAATTTACCTCATGGGGTAGGAAGAGTAGATGATATAGACCATTTAGGAAATAGAAGACTTCGTTCAGTAGGAGAACTTCTTCAAAATCAGTTTAGAATTGGACTTTCAAGGATGGAAAGAGTTGTAAGAGAAAGAATGACTATTCAAGATATGGATACGATAACTCCTCAAGCTCTTATAAATATAAGACCTGTTGTTGCAGCTATTAAGGAGTTTTTTGGAAGCAGTCAGCTTTCTCAATTTATGGATCAGACGAATCCTCTATCAGAGCTTACACATAAGAGAAGATTGTCAGCATTAGGACCGGGTGGTTTATCTCGTGAAAGAGCTGGTTTTGAGGTAAGAGACGTTCATCATTCTCATTATGGAAGAATGTGTCCTATAGAAACTCCAGAAGGTCCTAATATAGGTCTTATAAACTCACTGAGTACTTATGCAAGAATAAATGAATATGGATTTATTGAAGCTCCTTACAGAAAAGTTGATAAAGAAAGAGGAGTAGTTACAGATGAAATAGAATATTTAACAGCTGATGAAGAAGAAAAGTATGTATTTGCTCAAGCAAATGAACCGTTAGATGAAGAAGGTAGATTTATAAATAAGAGAGTGGTTGCAAGACTAAGAGGTGGAGATATAGACGTTGTACCAAGTTCTGAAGTAGATTATGTTGATGTTTCTCCACAACAGATAGTTTCTGTTGCTACAGCTATGATTCCATTCCTTGAGAATGACGATGCTAACAGAGCGTTGATGGGTTCAAACATGCAGCGTCAAGCTGTGCCTCTTATTAAGACTGAATCTCCAATTATAGGTACTGGTATGGAGTATATTGCTGCTAAAGATTCTGGTACTGTAGTTGTTGCTAAAAATGATGGGATAGTAGAAAGAGTAACTGCAGATAAGATAATTGTAAAGAGACATTCTGATGGTGGAAAAGACGAATATAAACTGCTTAAATTTAAGCGTTCAAATCAAGGAACTTGTATCAATCAAAAACCTTTAGTGGATAATGGGGATGAAGTTAAAGCTGGGGAAATTATTGCAGATGGACCATCTACAGATAATGGAGAAATTGCACTTGGAAAGAATTTATTAGTAGGATTTATGACTTGGGAAGGTTATAACTATGAGGATGCTATTCTTTTAAGTGAAGAATTAGTAATGAATGATGTACTTACTTCTATTCATATAGAGGAATATGAAGCAGAGGCGAGAGATACAAAGCTTGGACCTGAAGAAATTACAAGAGATATACCAAATGTAGGAGAAGATGCATTAAAGAATTTAGATGAGAGAGGAATTATTAGAATAGGTGCAGAAGTTACTTCTGGGGATATACTTGTAGGTAAAGTAACTCCAAAAGGTGAAACAGAACTTACAGCAGAAGAAAGACTACTAAGAGCAATATTTGGAGAAAAGGCTAGAGAAGTTAGAGATACTTCTTTAAAGGTGCCACATGGAGAATCAGGTATAATTGTAGATGTGAAAGTGTTTACTAGAGAAAATGGAGACGAATTACCTCCTGGAGTTAATGTCTTGGTAAGGGTATATATTGCTAAGAAGAGAAAGATAAGCGTTGGAGATAAAATGGCTGGACGTCATGGTAATAAGGGTGTTATTTCTAGAATATTGCCTGTTGAAGATATGCCATTCCTTGAAGATGGTACTCCACTTCAAGTAGTACTTAATCCTCTTGGTGTACCTTCACGTATGAATATCGGTCAGGTTTTAGAGGTTCATCTCGGTCTTGCTGCTAAAAAATTAGGATGGAAAGTTGCTACTCCAGTATTTGATGGAGCTAAAGAAACTGATATAGCTGAGCTTTTAGAAGAATGTGGGTATCCAGTTGATGGTAAGTTACAGCTTTATGACGGAAGAACTGGAGAACCATTTGATAATAGAGTAACTGTTGGATATATGTATATGTTAAAACTTCATCATTTAGTTGACGATAAGATTCATGCAAGAAGTACAGGACCATACTCACTTGTAACACAACAACCTCTTGGAGGTAAAGCTCAATTTGGTGGACAAAGATTCGGTGAAATGGAAGTTTGGGCATTAGAAGCGTATGGAGCTGCTCATACTCTACAAGAAATATTGACTGTAAAATCTGATGATGTCGTAGGACGTGTTAAAACTTATGAAGCTATAGTTAAGGGTGAAAACATTCCAGAGCCGGGAATTCCTGAATCGTTTAAAGTATTAATTAAAGAGCTTCAGAGTTTATGTTTGGATGTTAAGGTATTATCAGAAAATGCAGATGAAATAGAAATTAAAGAAAATGACGATGATGATGCAAGTGAAATAGATTTATTAATTGATAGTGATAACGCATACCAAAATAATAAGGACAATGAAAGTGCTGATAAAAGTGTTCAAGAAAATAATGTAGATGATGAAAAAAATAATTATTCTGTAAAAGATGATAGTTATGATATAAATTATAATAATTCTAACAGCTATGACGATTAA